The following proteins are encoded in a genomic region of Hoeflea phototrophica DFL-43:
- a CDS encoding acyl carrier protein, which translates to MSDIADRVKKIVIEHLGVDAEKVAESASFIDDLGADSLDTVELVMAFEEEFGVEIPDDAADTILTVGDAIKFISKAQA; encoded by the coding sequence ATGAGCGACATCGCAGACCGCGTAAAGAAAATTGTCATCGAACATCTGGGCGTTGACGCAGAGAAGGTGGCCGAAAGCGCGAGCTTTATTGACGATCTTGGTGCGGACTCACTCGACACCGTCGAGCTGGTAATGGCGTTCGAAGAAGAATTCGGCGTGGAAATCCCGGATGATGCTGCCGACACAATTTTGACTGTTGGCGATGCGATCAAGTTCATCTCGAAGGCTCAGGCCTGA
- the fabF gene encoding beta-ketoacyl-ACP synthase II, with the protein MRRVVITGMGVVSPLGSGTEITWSRLINSENGASRVNTFDVSDIAAQIACSVPTDPAIEGAFIADDWMEPKEQRKVDPFIVFGIAAADMALKDAGWHPASDEDQIATGVMIGSGIGGLQGIVEAGYTLRDKGPRRISPFFIPGRLINLVSGHVSIRNKLRGPNHSVVTACSTGAHAIGDAARLIALGDADVMVAGGAEAAISRIGLAGFAACKALSTSFNDTPEKASRPYDRDRDGFVMGEGAAIMVLEELDHALARGANIVAEVVGYGLSGDAYHITAPSEDGDGAYRCMKMALKRAGLDPSDIDYINAHGTSTMADTIELGAVERLLGDAAANVSMSSTKSAIGHLLGAAGAMEAVFSALAIRDGIAPPTLNLENPEVETRIDLVPKVARKRKIDVALSNSFGFGGTNASLVLRRFEA; encoded by the coding sequence ATGCGCCGAGTCGTCATCACAGGTATGGGTGTGGTTTCGCCTTTGGGAAGCGGTACCGAGATTACCTGGTCCCGCCTGATCAACAGTGAAAACGGCGCGTCCCGCGTCAACACCTTCGATGTCAGCGACATCGCCGCGCAGATTGCCTGCTCGGTGCCGACCGATCCGGCCATCGAGGGTGCGTTCATCGCCGATGACTGGATGGAACCCAAGGAACAGCGCAAGGTTGATCCGTTCATCGTGTTCGGCATCGCGGCCGCTGACATGGCGCTCAAGGATGCCGGCTGGCATCCGGCCAGCGACGAAGACCAGATTGCAACCGGCGTCATGATCGGCTCCGGCATCGGTGGTCTGCAGGGCATTGTCGAGGCGGGCTACACCCTGCGCGACAAGGGCCCACGGCGCATTTCGCCCTTCTTCATTCCAGGACGCCTGATCAACCTTGTCTCGGGTCATGTCTCGATCCGCAACAAGCTGCGTGGTCCCAACCATTCGGTCGTAACGGCCTGCTCGACCGGCGCCCATGCCATTGGCGATGCGGCCCGGTTGATTGCATTGGGGGATGCGGATGTGATGGTTGCCGGTGGTGCCGAGGCCGCCATCAGCCGAATCGGCCTGGCGGGCTTTGCAGCCTGCAAGGCGCTTTCGACGTCCTTCAACGACACCCCCGAGAAAGCCTCGCGCCCCTATGACCGCGATCGTGACGGTTTCGTCATGGGCGAGGGCGCCGCAATCATGGTGCTCGAAGAGCTTGACCATGCACTGGCGCGCGGCGCCAACATCGTGGCCGAAGTTGTTGGCTACGGGCTGTCCGGTGATGCCTATCACATCACCGCGCCTTCCGAGGACGGCGATGGCGCCTATCGCTGCATGAAGATGGCCCTCAAGCGCGCTGGTCTGGACCCATCTGACATCGACTACATCAACGCCCATGGCACCTCGACCATGGCCGACACGATTGAACTTGGCGCGGTCGAGCGGCTGCTCGGTGATGCCGCTGCCAATGTGTCGATGTCATCGACCAAATCGGCGATCGGCCATCTTCTGGGCGCAGCCGGAGCGATGGAAGCCGTGTTCTCGGCCCTGGCCATCCGCGACGGCATCGCACCACCCACGCTCAACCTTGAAAACCCCGAGGTCGAAACCCGGATCGATTTGGTTCCCAAGGTGGCACGCAAGCGCAAGATCGATGTGGCGCTGTCAAATTCTTTCGGCTTTGGCGGCACCAACGCATCGCTTGTTTTGCGGCGTTTTGAGGCCTGA